In Euphorbia lathyris chromosome 10, ddEupLath1.1, whole genome shotgun sequence, the DNA window TTTAATATTTTGTGGAATTGGagaatattattttttgttttagacGTTTTatatgagaaataaaaatatatttttattaattattaaataaatgaatgtttTGACGAAATTATTTATTGGGTTATCGTCACAGCCTCACATCCTgacattttataaataaataaatatattatttcaaaGAAACTATATATAATGAGTTGAAAAATCtactaatattaaagaataagcATGAAAAGAATAATATGAATAGAATAATTCTGATTTAATGGATGAATAATTCAAATTCCATTCAATATTTCTTAATCAAATCCAACTCAtcccaacccaacccaatccaataaataaattagttaaTATAGAATatgttgggttgggttggattGATGGGTTGGCTATATTTTATACGGTTCTAGTCTCAAGTCGCTTAAAGTAGATCTCAAATTTGAGTTCTAACATCAGCGGAAAGCTTCAGTTGAAAGATAATCCACTTAAAAAATATTTGACAAGCCTCTTACCGGTAAATTagataaactataaaaaaaaattaacatttatTTATTCAGTTATATTTTCGTGAACTTTAAGCATGAGTATATGTCAATTTTGTGAATAAATAAAAGTCAAAATTCATTGACTAACTAAAAGTTTGAAACTGAAAGGTAAAATATAGTCAAGTATAGGGTCAAAAGTATTAATAAATTCATAAATAGCTGCTATAATAGAATAATTAGTTATTTTATTGTCGTTTATCCGCCAAAGAGACGTGTCCTGTTTTACCCTTATTTTCAACTTGATTTCTTAACGTTCACATCACACACGGATTCGTCGAGTCCAAGAAACTCGTAGGAGGAAACATATCATATTTTCAAAAAACCATTTtggattataatatttataattttggtTGGTTAAACCTTTAATGTTTTTGGTTGGAAAAAGTTTAGATAAACCTTTAATCATTTAATTTGATAGATTAAATTTTCGTTAATTTGATTTCTTAACGATCTAGtgacgatttttttttttaatatttctatTAATAAGaagatatttattttatttaaattttaatttaataattcaaaaacagatttttatataaagaaaatgtaaaaatatgcTTTTTAACAGTTCTGGACATGATTGTTGATTGAATTTTAAACATGTTCCTATTAGTCATTTTACACACTAATAATAAtagttaaaataattttatcaaacactaataATCAAACGGTAAATATCTAACAtctaacaacaaacagcaatcAAAACGGACTGGAAAATATAGTAAAGCTTTTAGtttgttggttgagagcttacttaTGACTGTAAaagtcatgggttcgaatcacatgagTGTGGTGGGATGGGATAGGAGTTTTCCTTTatctttaatgtaattttctagaaaattTATAAATAGAGAATGAAATCCCTACAAAAATGGAGAAAGGATAAATATGTTCCCGTCTAATTCACGGGAACGGGAATGTCCGGTTTACATATAGGATGACACATTTACCTATAATTAGGATTTAAGGGACAACTTCTCCGAACATaaacttaaaaaaatcaatagaaAAAGAATTATGAAATTTAAAATGCCATTTTTTTCTCAATAAAACTACAAAAGACTAAAAAATACACCCACGTTAGAAGGTTCTAAACCAACATCTTATTTTCCTCAATAAAactataagaaaaaaattaaaaaatgcatcCACATTAGAAGGTTCTAAGAAATCACCTTATTTTATACCTATATAAAGAACACCTCAAGTTGCAATTAAATcatcttattcttcttcttcatcttccatttctgCAACTTTGATAAATTTAGAAACATGAAGAATCAAACACCATACATTTTCTTCTCTGCTACTACTGCGTTAATTGTTCTTTTTTCACATTCAGCATCAGTTTCAGCTCATGTAGAAGTTGGTAATAATTTTTATATCCAATTATGTTTAtaatttcaattaattattGGAGATTTTGAATGCAGAAAtgggttaattaattaattaattgtgcAGAAGATGAGAGGGATTTTGATTACATAAGAGGAAGTGAAAAGGGACCTGAAAAGTGGGGAAAGCTTAAGAAAGAATGGTCTTCTTGCAACAATGGAAGTCTGCAATCTCCTGTTGATATGTCTAATCAAAGAGTCAAAATTATTAGAAATGCTGGAAATTGGAGGAGGAATTACAAACCTTCTAATTCTACTGTCAAAAATAGAGGTCATGATATCTCGGTACGGATTTCGAAATGTATTATTGTGTTATGATCTTGTTATGTGATTCATATATTTCATACAGTAGGGAGGGAATGATATGCGGGTAGTCCGTTGCCACTGAATACACTTTGAGGGTGCGGTGGTTCTTCATTTAGGAAGAGGGCTTAGAAACAGGGCGGAGACAAGGAGTGCCAAGGGCTCCGGCCTTTGAAATCACTCCAATCAGGGTTGGTTCCGACCCTTTGTTTTTAGCAAATTAAGAGTTTGGGATGCAAAATGGACCGCTATTTGTCACTATTTAGAAACACCTCAGATTTTCATGTCATAATCATATTATGattatatgatatatatatatatatatatttcacgTGGGTTTTTAAATCGGTTGCACTCTCGGCTTCCTGATTCCAAATGTCATGTAATCTTTGTAGACATCACACTTCCCCAAGCTTTCAGTCAACCAACCAATACCAAGAAGATTTCTTCCTTATAAACGTTCTGCTACGTCTTATTTCCAAGACTACGGTCGAACCTAAATCAATACTTGTTAGTCATTTCCAATTAATGACCTGCAAAATTTCTCTTTACTTTAACTCTCGACCTTTGTTCGAGCACGCACTGTGGGCTAAATGGTTCCCATAGTATCCATAGAGCTCTTCTATGGTGACATCCATATTAAGAGGGGTGATTTCAAGCCGCCCTTCACAAGAGATTGGGGGGTGTTGCAATGACATTCACGGATCGATTTAGGGAGTTTGAGCACTCACTGATCCtcgaaaaacattaaattctctatatattatatatgatgtgagaaattaaattaatttttgaaaattctaTTAATGCTTATAATTAATGTTAATGATTCAGGTTCAGTGGGAGGGGAAAGAAGCAGGATCAATATATATAAATGGGACACAATACTTTCTTCAACAATGCCATTGGCATTCTCCTTCTGAACATACCATTAATGGCAGAAGGTATTTCTTTCTACtgtttaatattaataaataataataataataataaatttttatatcttTTCTTTAAAGTATATTTAACTCTAAGAAGGTTTGAATTTCacaaataatttaaatatgttaggtaagaatttttatttatttttttttgtatttcatTATATGTTAGGTATGAAATGGAGCTTCACATGGTTCATGAAAACACAGACCCTAatgtcaaaaacaaaatagcTGTTGTTGGACTTCTCTACAAGATTGGTCAACCTGATTCTTTCCTATCCAAGGTAATTAATCTTGTTTTTTTTCGGTCGGGCAGATTTCATCgcgctatttttataaatcccaaACCAACATAAAAATAGGCGGACCGTTATTATTCGGTTTAAACTAACAAAATGTGTGAATTCCATGTTTTTTCAGTTGCTCAATGATGTAAATTTGGGTTCCATGATTAATCATGAACAAGGGAAAAATATGGGAATGGTAGATCCAAGAAATATCAAAATGGATGGCAAAAAATATTATAGATATTTGGGTTCACTCACTGTTCCTCCTTGTACTGAAGGTGTTATTTGGACCATAAACAACaaggtaaatatatatataataacattttaatatctattaattttagtttattgtgttattagtccataattaattattaattacaaatttGAATTTATACAGATAAGAACAGTTTCAAAAGGTCAAGTGAAAGCACTCAGAGAGGCTGTCCATGATGTAAGTGATTagaatttattaattaagatatgattaattaagttaaacacAGTGATTATGAATTTATAATATAAAGTTTTGAtgattaaattaataattttgcaGTATGCAGAGCAAAATGCAAGGCCAGTTCAACCACTTAATAGAAGAGAGATTCAACTTCATGCTTGAGAGAGATATTAAAAGGATTTATTATTAACACCATTTCAAGATTTATTAGCAACATTTTATTAGAAATTTTGAATAGTAcacattttttatgaaatttaattatttttaattatttttttcattgttATGTGGCTATTCTTAAtattctttcaattttttttgtggTGCTTCATGTTTATTAAATACATATAtccgaaattaaaaaaaaaaaatacttggtTAGTGTTGTTTGCAGAATATTTCCCAATCTACTACTGGTTGAATAATATTTCTTAATAAGAGATTGTTTTTAAACGGTTCAAGAAAAGATGGTATGTAAATATGGTATTCTGGCTATGGATTAATCGGTGAGGAACTCCGCAATTTGCAAAGTTCATCCCATTACGGCGCATAGCGCAAAAAGGGCCACAACGGGATGACCTCCTTTACTAATTACGGCAGTCCCATCACCGTAATGAGTGATTACGACTGTAGAACCGCTGTTACTATGCGACGTAGATCTCATTTTTACCTGcaccgtaaaaaaaaaaattaaagatacAATTTTCACCAATTGGGGTGAAGAATGAGCCGTAATTGAAACTAATTTAACCACCGAGTTCAAAACATTCTtcgaaaatattttccaaactACACTATTTAGGTGTTTTTCCCCGGAATCCCAGCATAAGTTTTGGCATAAAAGGAAAGGCATTTACTTAATGTGTCCAAGAACTTCATTCATTCAAACAAGAAGAAACTTGAGTATATCAATACGATCACTTCCTGGAAATTCCCCTCCAAATAATCATAACATCAAACTCTCCTTCTCGTCCTTGCGAAGAAGATATAATTGAACGTGTACGTGTTACTTGTATCGATATTACTCGTGTAGAAATCCCTCGCATTTGCGAGTAAGGAATTGCAGAAAAGCATATGCACAAATAGCAGTGAATAGATAATCTCCAGGCTCATCCAACGTGGGATATGGCGCATTCTACTTATTTCAGAACATTTCAGATGGTGAAGTCTTGATACGTAACATTAACAGTTAATCAGAAGCTGGTCATCTCACCATCTCTTCGATTCTCGAAGAGCACGATGAAGGACTTCCACCGCGAGTCTGCCTTGTGTTGTATGAATTGCATTTTAGGCATTTGTGTGCAACTATATGGAAAATCACTTCAGATGTTTCCCCGCAGTCATTGCAAAGAATCCAAACCTAACAAATCATTCCGAATATCAAAATCGATATCTGGATAACTTACAGATTATCCATGCTCTCTTCCTTACCATCTTATTTTGATACATTTGAGGCATAGGTATTGAAGCAACCTCTTGATCGAGTTTTTCCCACACATTAGTCATATCGCAATATGATTTTGAGCAAACCGGACAGGCATACCTGCAATCACATACTCACATTTATTTAACAGTAGTGCAGAACATATAAGATCATATTATTCCTGAAAACTTACTGTAAATGTCTCTGCATCTCTTTAACGCATTCTAAATGTATCGTGTGTCCacatggcaaaacagtaatgtCTTTCGTTGTATCAAAGAGAAACTGTGATGACAGAATGAAAACAGAATCAGCATCGTTCTAGCTCTAGCAAATCACTTTCAGCACTCGCATTTACCTCGAAGCAAACGGGGCAATTGTGATGCATTGCCCTTTCCACGCAATTGTGTGAATCCTTCAATACTGTAGAATAGCAACATCCTATAACGGAAACAACACCCGTTAATAATAAAGATCGACACTAAGCAAGAACCAACCGGAGGAATCTCTCGATTATTTTGTATATGGGGAATCTTACCACATCTATTACAGTGGAAGAAGTTCTCCTCCCCTCCAGTTCTGCACCATAATATATTAGCAAACATTACAAACCAATCAAACGCAAAATGCTGCAAGCGCTATGATCGAAAATGTAAGTGCAGACAATAAGATAAACCTGCAGATTCCGCATTCATCACAGTGGTACTGCTGCTTAGAGACCTAGAAGAACAAAACGATAT includes these proteins:
- the LOC136208891 gene encoding alpha carbonic anhydrase 7-like, whose product is MKNQTPYIFFSATTALIVLFSHSASVSAHVEVEDERDFDYIRGSEKGPEKWGKLKKEWSSCNNGSLQSPVDMSNQRVKIIRNAGNWRRNYKPSNSTVKNRGHDISVQWEGKEAGSIYINGTQYFLQQCHWHSPSEHTINGRRYEMELHMVHENTDPNVKNKIAVVGLLYKIGQPDSFLSKLLNDVNLGSMINHEQGKNMGMVDPRNIKMDGKKYYRYLGSLTVPPCTEGVIWTINNKIRTVSKGQVKALREAVHDYAEQNARPVQPLNRREIQLHA
- the LOC136208889 gene encoding E3 ubiquitin-protein ligase RZFP34; this encodes MEQTSHCPQKDESPLNLGLGDFGCLHYRRRCKIRAPCCDDIFDCRHCHNESKNSMEVNPLDRHDVPRHELKRVICSLCGTEQDVQQNCIQCGVCMGKYFCSKCNFFDDDVSKQQYHCDECGICRTGGEENFFHCNRCGCCYSTVLKDSHNCVERAMHHNCPVCFEFLFDTTKDITVLPCGHTIHLECVKEMQRHLQYACPVCSKSYCDMTNVWEKLDQEVASIPMPQMYQNKMVWILCNDCGETSEVIFHIVAHKCLKCNSYNTRQTRGGSPSSCSSRIEEMVR